One part of the Clostridium thermosuccinogenes genome encodes these proteins:
- the rimP gene encoding ribosome maturation factor RimP has protein sequence MVKKNIEELVTEIVLPITEKHKFELVDVEYIKEGPYWYLRIYIDKPGGITIDDCQLISEEIDPILDKKNFIEQSYFLEVSSPGLERPLRKDKDFEKFKGEPVEVKLFAPIDGKKVFEGELVGLIDNKIVIKKDTAETVEFDRDKVSSVRRIIKF, from the coding sequence ATGGTTAAGAAGAATATCGAAGAGCTGGTTACTGAAATTGTTTTACCCATAACTGAAAAGCATAAGTTTGAACTGGTGGATGTGGAGTATATAAAAGAAGGGCCTTACTGGTATCTGAGGATATATATCGATAAGCCCGGGGGTATTACAATTGATGATTGCCAGCTGATAAGCGAAGAAATTGATCCTATTCTTGATAAAAAGAATTTTATAGAGCAGAGCTATTTTCTTGAGGTATCCTCACCAGGCTTGGAACGGCCTTTAAGAAAGGACAAGGATTTTGAAAAGTTTAAGGGCGAGCCTGTGGAAGTGAAGCTTTTTGCTCCCATCGATGGGAAAAAGGTTTTTGAAGGGGAACTCGTGGGACTGATAGATAACAAAATAGTAATTAAAAAAGATACAGCCGAGACTGTTGAGTTTGATAGAGATAAGGTTTCCTCTGTAAGACGGATTATTAAGTTTTAG
- the nusA gene encoding transcription termination factor NusA, with translation MSAELIHALEQLEKEKGINKETLISAIEAALITAYKKNFGSTQNVRVSIDSKTGDVKVFALKRVTSNPQNDQAEISLEEAKKIDAKLEEDDIAEVEVTPRKFGRIAAQTAKQVVVQRIREAERGIIFDEFYNRENDIVTGIIQRIEKKNVIIDLGKAEALLVPAEQTPGEEYKFNTRIKAYIIEVKKTTKGPQILVSRTHPGLVKRLFELEVPEIHDGTVEIKNISREPGSRTKIAVYSKDSDVDPVGACVGQKGTRVQAIVNELRGEKIDIIKWSTNPEEFISNSLSPAKVIRVDINEEEKTAKVTVPDYQLSLAIGKEGQNVRLAAKLTGWKIDIKSESQLRTTIEQGLLNYDDSYVQDEDEFSEN, from the coding sequence ATGAGTGCAGAGTTAATCCATGCATTGGAGCAGTTGGAAAAGGAAAAGGGTATTAATAAGGAGACTTTGATCAGTGCTATAGAGGCAGCACTGATAACAGCATATAAGAAGAACTTCGGATCGACCCAGAATGTGAGAGTCAGCATTGACAGCAAAACGGGCGATGTGAAGGTTTTTGCACTTAAAAGAGTTACCAGCAATCCTCAAAATGATCAGGCTGAAATTTCACTGGAGGAAGCCAAGAAAATTGATGCAAAACTTGAGGAAGATGATATCGCAGAAGTCGAGGTAACCCCAAGAAAGTTCGGACGTATAGCAGCTCAGACAGCAAAGCAGGTAGTGGTGCAGAGAATAAGGGAAGCTGAAAGAGGAATAATATTCGACGAATTTTATAATAGAGAAAATGATATAGTAACGGGAATTATACAGAGAATAGAGAAGAAAAATGTTATAATAGACCTTGGAAAAGCCGAAGCCCTTTTGGTACCGGCCGAACAGACTCCAGGCGAAGAATATAAGTTCAATACCAGGATAAAAGCCTATATAATTGAAGTTAAAAAGACGACAAAAGGACCTCAGATCCTGGTTTCAAGGACTCATCCCGGTTTGGTGAAGAGGCTGTTTGAACTGGAGGTTCCTGAGATTCATGACGGAACGGTGGAAATAAAGAATATTTCCCGGGAGCCTGGTTCCAGAACAAAAATTGCAGTATACTCCAAAGACAGCGATGTAGACCCGGTAGGGGCATGTGTCGGGCAGAAGGGTACGCGTGTTCAGGCTATTGTAAATGAACTTAGGGGCGAGAAAATTGATATAATAAAGTGGAGCACCAACCCTGAAGAGTTTATTTCCAACAGCTTGAGCCCGGCTAAGGTGATTAGGGTGGATATAAACGAAGAGGAAAAAACAGCCAAGGTAACAGTGCCGGATTACCAGCTTTCCCTCGCCATAGGCAAGGAAGGGCAGAATGTTCGCCTGGCAGCAAAGCTGACCGGATGGAAGATTGATATTAAGAGCGAGTCCCAGCTGCGGACAACGATAGAGCAGGGTCTGTTGAATTATGACGACAGCTATGTGCAGGATGAGGATGAGTTTTCTGAAAATTAA
- the rnpM gene encoding RNase P modulator RnpM, giving the protein MRMCLGCQEMKPKRELIRVVKNKENEISIDFTGKKPGRGAYICRNLACFEKARKGKRLERAFEAPISEEIYEALHKQLEEDNGQ; this is encoded by the coding sequence ATGAGAATGTGCCTCGGGTGCCAGGAGATGAAACCCAAACGGGAATTGATCAGAGTGGTCAAAAATAAGGAAAATGAGATTTCGATAGATTTCACCGGCAAGAAACCCGGAAGAGGTGCTTATATTTGCAGGAACTTGGCCTGCTTTGAAAAGGCAAGGAAAGGGAAACGGCTGGAGAGAGCTTTTGAGGCTCCCATCAGTGAAGAAATTTACGAAGCCTTACACAAACAACTGGAGGAAGATAATGGCCAATAG
- a CDS encoding L7Ae/L30e/S12e/Gadd45 family ribosomal protein encodes MANRIYSFIGLAQKAGKLVSGEFACEKAVKQGKAYLVIVAEDASDNTKKMFKDMCEFRKVPIRFFGAKSLLGSCIGKGTRAVIVILGDGFSNKLMKLMDDTDAQNGGE; translated from the coding sequence ATGGCCAATAGGATTTACTCCTTCATTGGGCTGGCTCAGAAAGCCGGTAAGCTGGTATCCGGAGAATTTGCATGTGAGAAAGCTGTAAAACAGGGCAAGGCATATCTGGTTATTGTAGCCGAAGATGCTTCGGATAATACGAAGAAAATGTTCAAGGATATGTGCGAGTTCAGGAAAGTACCGATACGATTTTTTGGAGCCAAGAGCTTACTGGGAAGTTGCATAGGAAAGGGGACAAGAGCAGTAATAGTGATTTTAGGGGATGGTTTTTCTAATAAGTTAATGAAGTTGATGGATGACACGGATGCACAAAATGGGGGTGAGTAG